The following are encoded in a window of Arthrobacter sp. NicSoilB4 genomic DNA:
- a CDS encoding winged helix DNA-binding domain-containing protein: protein MDPDDVVRLRLRHQRLREPYASTTEDALKHLLAVQSQEFAYARWTLAQRSPGGTAAAVERAVSDGTILRTHILRPTWHFVHRDDLRWLLALSGPRIHQGNAGMYRRTGLDAVEGAKTNRVLASAVAGGAHQSREQLAEALRTAGLAAEGLGLAYRIMYAEASGVLVSGIPVRSAGGALKQSYALFDERVPADPATLMERPAALAELVRRYFASRGPATDRDCADWSGLTLADVRAGLQLVRDSTPGTLETVRIDGVDFHLATEPAVPVAVSGPPRIDLIQCYDEYVMGYSASRHYLGGEAPFAPAAGEPAHLVLRDGRLAGVWRHRFVGGRCELDIRLRTRTDPETESGINQAVASYGRFLGLAAIRVG, encoded by the coding sequence ATGGACCCCGACGACGTCGTGCGGCTGCGGCTGCGCCATCAGCGGCTGCGCGAGCCCTACGCCTCCACGACGGAGGACGCGCTGAAGCACCTGCTGGCGGTGCAGTCCCAGGAGTTCGCCTACGCCCGCTGGACCCTCGCCCAGCGCAGTCCCGGAGGCACCGCCGCCGCAGTGGAGCGGGCGGTGTCCGACGGAACCATCCTGCGCACCCACATTCTGAGGCCCACGTGGCACTTTGTGCACCGGGACGATCTGCGCTGGCTGCTGGCGCTCTCCGGGCCCCGCATTCATCAGGGCAACGCGGGGATGTACCGCCGGACTGGGCTCGATGCCGTGGAGGGCGCGAAGACCAACCGGGTGCTGGCCTCAGCCGTGGCCGGCGGCGCCCACCAGAGTCGGGAGCAACTCGCGGAAGCACTGCGGACTGCGGGCCTGGCCGCCGAGGGACTCGGGCTCGCCTACCGGATCATGTACGCCGAGGCCAGCGGCGTGCTGGTCAGCGGGATCCCGGTGCGGAGCGCGGGAGGCGCGTTGAAGCAGAGCTATGCCCTTTTCGACGAGCGGGTTCCCGCCGACCCGGCAACCCTGATGGAGAGGCCGGCCGCACTGGCCGAACTGGTCCGGCGGTACTTCGCCAGCCGCGGCCCCGCGACGGACAGGGACTGCGCGGACTGGTCCGGGCTGACCCTGGCCGATGTCCGGGCCGGGCTGCAGCTCGTGCGGGACAGCACTCCCGGGACGCTGGAAACAGTGCGGATCGACGGCGTCGACTTCCATCTTGCGACGGAGCCGGCCGTCCCGGTGGCCGTCAGTGGCCCGCCCCGGATCGATCTGATCCAGTGCTACGACGAATACGTCATGGGTTACTCGGCGTCGCGGCACTATTTGGGCGGTGAGGCGCCTTTCGCTCCGGCGGCGGGCGAACCGGCCCATCTGGTCCTGCGCGACGGCCGGCTGGCCGGCGTGTGGCGGCACCGCTTCGTCGGAGGCCGCTGCGAACTCGATATCCGGCTGCGGACCCGGACGGATCCCGAAACGGAATCCGGCATCAACCAGGCGGTGGCGTCCTACGGCCGCTTCCTGGGGCTCGCGGCCATCCGGGTCGGATGA
- a CDS encoding isochorismatase family protein → MTTLANRPNTALLVVDMQLGVVADAYRRDDVIATIAALVEKARGAGVDVVWVQHSGEELPRGSDAWSYVPELVRRESEPLVPKEYSDAFEATDLESVLAGRGIGRFFLAGAQTDECIRSTLHGGITRGYDVTLVADAHTTEDLSEFGAPPPELVVAHTNLYWQYHRAPGRTAGTVNAADVDFASPS, encoded by the coding sequence GTGACCACGCTCGCCAACCGCCCAAATACAGCGTTGCTCGTCGTCGACATGCAGCTTGGCGTCGTCGCGGATGCTTACCGCCGCGACGACGTCATCGCGACCATTGCCGCCCTGGTGGAGAAGGCACGCGGCGCCGGCGTCGACGTCGTCTGGGTCCAGCACAGCGGCGAGGAGCTCCCGCGGGGCAGCGACGCGTGGTCGTATGTGCCGGAGCTCGTACGGCGTGAGTCGGAGCCGCTCGTGCCGAAGGAATACAGCGACGCGTTCGAGGCGACTGACTTGGAGTCCGTGCTTGCCGGTCGCGGCATCGGCCGCTTCTTCCTGGCCGGAGCGCAGACCGACGAGTGCATCCGTTCGACCCTCCACGGCGGTATCACCCGTGGCTACGATGTCACGCTGGTCGCGGACGCCCACACCACCGAGGACCTGAGCGAATTTGGCGCGCCGCCGCCGGAGCTGGTGGTGGCGCACACCAATTTGTACTGGCAGTACCACAGGGCGCCCGGGAGGACTGCCGGAACGGTCAACGCGGCCGACGTCGACTTCGCTAGCCCTTCATGA
- a CDS encoding SGNH/GDSL hydrolase family protein — protein MENSPDNAVTHPWTRYVAMGDSFTEGIGDPEPASPGGHRGWADRVAEELSRGHEGFAYANLAVRGRLLQQIVDQQLAHCLSLRPDLVTLSAGGNDLIRPGGDPDALAEKLDSVVQILSLAGATVVLFNGPDTGSTVLGRVRSKVAIYNENLRTIAARHDAIIADMWSLRQLNDPQMWDADRLHFSPLGHHTIAAMVLDSLNVEHTLEPLSPKPLPQQSWRQARSGDLVWAREYFVPWVVRRLRHRSSGDGVTAKRPLPGPVFGPGMPLGSGEGPPGAEEPVRS, from the coding sequence ATGGAGAACTCTCCAGACAACGCCGTTACCCACCCCTGGACCCGCTATGTGGCCATGGGGGATTCCTTCACGGAAGGCATCGGTGATCCCGAACCGGCGAGTCCGGGCGGCCACCGGGGCTGGGCGGACCGCGTGGCCGAGGAGCTCAGCCGCGGCCACGAGGGTTTTGCCTACGCCAACCTTGCCGTCCGGGGCCGGCTCCTGCAGCAGATCGTTGACCAGCAGCTGGCGCACTGCCTGTCCCTCCGGCCCGATCTTGTGACGCTTTCCGCTGGCGGGAACGACCTGATCCGTCCCGGCGGGGACCCCGATGCCCTGGCCGAGAAGCTGGACTCGGTGGTGCAGATCCTCAGCCTGGCCGGCGCCACTGTGGTCCTCTTCAACGGCCCCGACACCGGTTCGACCGTGCTGGGCCGGGTGCGCAGCAAGGTGGCCATCTACAACGAGAACCTCCGCACCATCGCGGCCCGCCACGACGCCATCATCGCGGACATGTGGTCCCTGCGGCAGCTGAACGATCCGCAGATGTGGGACGCGGACCGCCTGCACTTCTCGCCGCTGGGCCACCACACCATCGCGGCCATGGTCCTGGATTCCCTGAACGTCGAACACACCCTGGAGCCGCTCTCCCCCAAACCCCTGCCGCAACAAAGCTGGCGGCAGGCACGGTCCGGGGACCTGGTCTGGGCCCGCGAGTACTTCGTGCCGTGGGTGGTCCGCAGGCTCCGGCACCGGTCTTCCGGCGACGGCGTCACGGCCAAGCGTCCCCTCCCCGGGCCTGTCTTCGGTCCGGGCATGCCGCTCGGCTCGGGCGAAGGCCCTCCAGGGGCCGAAGAACCCGTCCGTTCCTGA
- a CDS encoding phospholipase — protein MTSAAAFPAPVVLWSKPAEERAGKPLLVLLHGYGANEEDLLSLADLLPQEFVVASVRAPMVSGAGYTWFPLTASIDYSLEAVKDAASYVEDWLDSVRPDHPSVTLLGFSMGMALATTLLRRRPADYAAVVGLSGFAVDAGGDPSFRDAELDGTVPVFWGRDQQDPVITPDKIEFTMGWVRKHVKLTKVLYTGMWHGINQQEIGHVSEFLTHGVLAK, from the coding sequence ATGACTTCCGCCGCTGCCTTCCCCGCCCCCGTTGTCCTCTGGTCCAAGCCAGCGGAGGAGCGTGCCGGCAAGCCGCTCCTGGTCCTGCTGCACGGCTACGGTGCCAACGAAGAGGACCTCCTGAGCCTGGCGGACCTGCTGCCGCAGGAATTCGTGGTGGCCTCGGTGCGGGCTCCGATGGTGTCCGGCGCCGGCTACACCTGGTTCCCGCTGACCGCGTCGATCGATTACTCCCTGGAGGCGGTCAAGGATGCCGCCTCGTACGTGGAGGACTGGCTGGACTCCGTGCGGCCGGACCACCCGTCCGTGACGCTGCTGGGCTTTTCGATGGGCATGGCGCTCGCCACCACCCTGCTGCGGCGGCGGCCCGCGGACTACGCCGCCGTCGTCGGGCTGTCGGGGTTTGCGGTCGACGCCGGCGGGGACCCCAGCTTCCGCGACGCCGAACTGGACGGGACGGTGCCGGTGTTCTGGGGCCGTGACCAGCAGGATCCGGTGATCACGCCGGACAAGATCGAGTTCACCATGGGCTGGGTGCGCAAGCACGTGAAGCTCACCAAGGTGCTCTACACCGGGATGTGGCACGGCATCAACCAGCAGGAAATCGGGCACGTCTCCGAGTTCCTCACCCACGGAGTGCTGGCCAAGTAG
- a CDS encoding DinB family protein, producing the protein MTTIDEQGRPEPPVAAGEAATLLGFLDYQRATLEWKCAGLDAAALGAKAAASTLTLGGLLKHMAYVEDSWFSYTLHGQDRQPPWNAVDWKAEPDWEFHSAAGDSAGDLRARWQDAVVRSRSLVAVSLADGGMDSVATRAWPDGGAPSLRWIVCHMIEEYARHNGHADFLRESVDGSTGE; encoded by the coding sequence ATGACCACCATCGATGAACAGGGCCGTCCGGAACCTCCCGTCGCCGCCGGCGAGGCCGCCACGCTCCTGGGTTTCCTCGACTACCAGCGGGCCACCCTCGAGTGGAAGTGCGCCGGCCTCGATGCAGCGGCCCTGGGCGCGAAAGCCGCAGCCTCCACCCTGACCCTTGGCGGGCTCCTGAAGCACATGGCGTATGTGGAGGACAGCTGGTTCTCCTACACGTTGCACGGGCAGGACCGGCAGCCGCCCTGGAACGCGGTGGACTGGAAAGCGGAACCCGACTGGGAGTTTCACTCGGCGGCGGGGGACTCCGCCGGCGACCTCCGCGCCCGCTGGCAGGACGCCGTCGTGCGCTCGCGCTCGCTCGTAGCCGTTTCTCTCGCCGACGGCGGGATGGACTCGGTGGCCACGCGTGCGTGGCCCGACGGCGGGGCGCCCAGCCTGCGCTGGATCGTGTGCCACATGATCGAGGAATACGCCCGGCACAACGGCCATGCCGATTTCCTGCGCGAATCCGTGGACGGAAGCACCGGAGAATGA
- the mmsB gene encoding 3-hydroxyisobutyrate dehydrogenase, giving the protein MAVIAWIGLGNMGGSMSVNLAKAGHDVRGFDLNAEAVAAAEAGGVKPAGSIADAVDGADVVFTMLPKGEHARAVYLGEDGVLAHADTRTLLVDSSTIDIASAQALHDAAAAAGFRFVDAPVSGGMSGAKAATLTFMIGGEAGAVAEATEYIRPMAGNIIPTGGATTGQAAKICNNLMLFINLASTAEGAVLADRLGLDKQVFWDIASVSSGDSWALRTWYPVAGVVPTAASNNDFAPTFTTELANKDIGLAISAARDTGTPLEIGEHVQQLFQRLIDAGQSGTDCSAIVKLVDGTFDPN; this is encoded by the coding sequence ATGGCAGTAATCGCTTGGATCGGACTGGGGAACATGGGCGGGTCCATGTCGGTAAACCTCGCCAAGGCCGGCCACGACGTCCGCGGCTTCGACCTCAACGCCGAGGCCGTGGCCGCCGCGGAGGCGGGCGGCGTGAAGCCCGCCGGGAGCATCGCCGACGCCGTCGACGGCGCCGACGTCGTCTTCACCATGCTTCCCAAGGGCGAGCACGCCCGCGCCGTCTACCTCGGCGAGGACGGCGTCCTGGCCCACGCGGACACACGCACGCTGCTGGTGGATTCCTCCACGATCGACATCGCCTCCGCCCAGGCCCTGCACGACGCCGCCGCTGCCGCCGGCTTCCGCTTCGTCGACGCCCCGGTGTCCGGCGGCATGAGCGGCGCGAAGGCCGCCACCCTGACCTTCATGATCGGCGGCGAAGCCGGCGCCGTGGCCGAGGCCACCGAATACATCAGGCCGATGGCCGGCAACATCATCCCGACGGGCGGGGCCACCACCGGCCAGGCCGCCAAGATCTGCAACAACCTCATGCTCTTCATCAACCTGGCCTCCACGGCCGAAGGCGCTGTCCTGGCCGACCGGCTCGGGCTGGACAAGCAGGTCTTCTGGGACATCGCGTCCGTCTCCTCCGGCGACAGCTGGGCGCTGCGCACGTGGTACCCGGTGGCCGGCGTGGTCCCCACCGCAGCCTCCAACAACGACTTCGCCCCGACCTTCACCACCGAGCTGGCCAACAAGGACATCGGACTCGCCATCAGTGCGGCCCGGGACACCGGCACGCCGCTGGAAATCGGCGAGCACGTCCAGCAGCTCTTCCAGCGCCTGATCGACGCCGGCCAGTCCGGCACCGACTGCTCCGCAATCGTCAAACTGGTCGACGGCACATTCGATCCCAACTAG
- a CDS encoding MFS transporter: MSTHNAAARRPEEEDVKSSGLKKVVTASMAGTVVEWYEFFLYASAATLVFGKIFFPNSGTELDGIIAAFLTYAVGFIARPIGGIVFGHFGDKFGRKQLLQLSIILVGVSTFLMGCLPTFQQIGYWAPALLVFLRFAQGFAVGGEWGGAVLLVAEHSPSKSRGFWSAWPQSAVPLGNLLATGVLFTLSATLSSADFLSWGWRVAFWLSAVIVLVGYYIRTKVTDAPIFLEAQKEVAVEKKGYGVGEVFRRYPRGVFTAMGLRFAENILYYLVVTFSITYLKVIVQTDTSRILLLLLVAHAIHFAVIPFVGKLSDNLGRKPVYMAGAVLGGTWGFFAFPMMDTKNDIIILAAITIGLLFHSLMYAGQPAIMAEMFPTRMRYSGVSLGYQVTSIVAGSMAPIIAVALLSQFKSSVPVAIYLLGACVVTMVAVYFLKETRGISLHDVDAADAQGTADLLAASKK, translated from the coding sequence ATGAGTACGCATAACGCTGCCGCCAGGCGGCCGGAAGAGGAAGACGTCAAATCGTCCGGCCTCAAAAAAGTAGTAACGGCCTCCATGGCCGGCACCGTGGTCGAGTGGTATGAGTTCTTCCTCTATGCCTCCGCGGCGACCCTCGTCTTCGGCAAGATCTTCTTCCCCAATTCGGGCACGGAGCTGGACGGCATTATCGCCGCGTTCCTGACCTACGCTGTCGGCTTCATCGCCCGCCCGATCGGCGGCATCGTCTTCGGCCACTTCGGCGACAAGTTCGGCCGCAAGCAGCTGCTCCAGCTCAGCATCATCCTGGTGGGTGTCTCCACCTTCCTGATGGGCTGCCTCCCCACCTTCCAGCAGATCGGCTACTGGGCTCCGGCCCTCCTGGTCTTCCTGCGCTTCGCCCAGGGCTTCGCCGTCGGCGGCGAATGGGGCGGCGCTGTCCTCCTCGTGGCCGAGCACAGCCCCAGCAAGTCCCGCGGTTTCTGGTCCGCATGGCCGCAGTCAGCCGTTCCGCTGGGCAACCTGCTCGCCACCGGTGTGCTGTTCACGCTGTCCGCCACCCTGTCCTCCGCCGACTTCCTCAGCTGGGGCTGGCGCGTTGCCTTCTGGCTCTCCGCTGTGATCGTGCTGGTTGGCTACTACATCCGCACCAAGGTCACTGACGCCCCCATCTTCCTGGAGGCCCAGAAGGAAGTCGCCGTCGAGAAGAAGGGCTACGGCGTCGGCGAAGTGTTCCGCCGCTACCCCCGTGGCGTGTTCACGGCGATGGGCCTGCGCTTCGCGGAGAACATCCTCTACTACCTCGTGGTCACGTTCTCCATCACCTACCTGAAGGTCATCGTCCAGACGGACACTTCGCGGATCCTGCTCCTGCTGCTCGTGGCGCACGCAATCCACTTCGCCGTGATCCCGTTCGTCGGCAAGCTCTCCGACAACCTCGGCCGCAAACCGGTCTACATGGCCGGCGCCGTCCTTGGCGGCACGTGGGGCTTCTTCGCCTTCCCGATGATGGACACCAAGAACGACATCATCATCCTCGCGGCAATCACCATCGGCCTGCTGTTCCACTCGCTCATGTACGCCGGCCAGCCGGCCATCATGGCCGAGATGTTCCCGACCCGGATGCGTTACTCCGGAGTCTCGCTGGGCTACCAGGTCACGTCGATCGTGGCCGGTTCGATGGCCCCGATCATCGCCGTCGCCCTGCTGAGCCAGTTCAAGTCCTCCGTTCCGGTGGCCATCTACCTGCTCGGCGCCTGTGTGGTCACGATGGTGGCGGTGTACTTCCTGAAGGAAACGCGCGGCATCTCCCTGCACGACGTCGACGCCGCCGATGCCCAGGGCACCGCGGACCTGCTCGCCGCCTCCAAGAAGTAG
- a CDS encoding DMT family transporter — translation MTHTPRLPFLAGLPLAVAAGLLMPVQGRINGALGAALADGIAAAVVSFTTGLALMTVISLALPKGRAGLARILPAVRERKFPPYYVLAGCIGGFFVFAQSFTVGLLGVALFTVATVTGQTLSGLLVDRMGIGPAGKRSITGIRVIGSILTVAAVAWAVSPRFSGTGPGPGELLVPVLLPVLAGFLMSFQQAMNGTAAMHYGTPIAATLMNFIAGSVMLWAAWLVKTAVTGPGNALPGEWWYYLGGPLGCIFIGVGALLVRSLGVLVTGLGMIAGQLLGSLGLDLVFPAPGTVVALPTVLGTLLTLAAIVLASLPWPRGALKR, via the coding sequence ATGACCCACACTCCCCGGCTTCCCTTCCTCGCAGGGCTGCCCCTCGCGGTGGCGGCGGGGCTGCTCATGCCTGTCCAGGGCAGGATCAACGGCGCCCTCGGGGCGGCGCTCGCGGACGGGATCGCCGCCGCCGTCGTGAGTTTCACCACGGGGCTGGCACTGATGACCGTGATTTCGCTCGCGCTGCCGAAAGGGCGGGCAGGGCTGGCCCGGATCCTGCCGGCCGTACGGGAACGCAAATTCCCGCCCTACTATGTCCTGGCCGGCTGCATCGGCGGGTTCTTCGTGTTCGCGCAGTCCTTCACAGTGGGCCTGCTGGGCGTCGCACTGTTCACAGTCGCCACGGTGACCGGGCAGACCCTGAGCGGGCTCCTCGTGGACCGGATGGGGATCGGCCCGGCCGGCAAGAGGTCCATCACCGGGATCCGGGTGATCGGCAGCATCCTGACCGTCGCAGCGGTCGCCTGGGCCGTTTCGCCCCGCTTCTCCGGCACGGGTCCCGGCCCGGGGGAGCTGCTGGTCCCGGTGCTGCTTCCCGTGCTGGCAGGCTTCCTCATGAGCTTCCAGCAGGCCATGAACGGCACCGCCGCCATGCACTACGGCACCCCCATTGCCGCGACCCTGATGAATTTCATCGCCGGGTCGGTCATGCTGTGGGCGGCCTGGCTGGTCAAGACCGCCGTCACCGGACCGGGCAACGCGCTGCCGGGGGAGTGGTGGTACTACCTTGGCGGGCCGCTGGGCTGCATCTTTATCGGCGTCGGAGCCCTGCTGGTCCGCAGCCTGGGCGTGCTGGTGACGGGACTCGGCATGATCGCGGGGCAGCTGCTGGGCTCCCTGGGACTGGACCTGGTCTTCCCGGCGCCCGGCACCGTGGTGGCGCTGCCCACGGTGCTCGGGACCCTGCTGACCCTCGCCGCAATCGTGCTTGCAAGCCTGCCGTGGCCCAGGGGCGCCCTGAAGCGGTGA
- a CDS encoding CoA-acylating methylmalonate-semialdehyde dehydrogenase yields MERIPHFINGALVSDAERYGPVFNPATGEQEKEVALASAARVEEAIQAARAALPGWRATSLAKRTTIFFKVRELLMQRRPELAALLTSEHGKVLSDAEGEITRGLENIEFATGLSHALKGERSEQVAGGVDVHSVRQPVGVVACITPFNFPAMVPLWMIGSALACGNTVLLKPSEKDPSSANFIAQAFAEAGLPAGVLNVVHGDKEAVDVLLEHPDVKAVSFVGSTPIAQSIYKRAADHGKRVQALGGAKNHMVVLPDADLNMAADAAVSAAYGSAGERCMAVSVLVAVGNIADELVEAITTRMATLKIGPGTDPASQMGPLITAEHRDKVASYVAGAAEEGATVLVDGRDQQFDSKGFFIGVSLIDHVKPGMKVYDDEIFGPVLSVVRVESYADAVQLVNDNEFGNGTAIFTRDGGAARQFEFDVEAGMVGVNVPIPVPVGTFSFGGWKNSLFGDTHMYGPESIRFYTRGKVVTTRWPDPSTSVIDLGFPQVD; encoded by the coding sequence ATGGAACGCATTCCGCACTTCATCAACGGCGCCCTGGTTTCCGACGCCGAGCGCTACGGCCCCGTCTTCAATCCCGCCACCGGCGAGCAGGAGAAAGAGGTTGCGCTGGCCTCCGCCGCCCGCGTCGAGGAGGCCATCCAGGCCGCACGTGCCGCCCTGCCCGGCTGGCGTGCCACCAGCCTGGCCAAGCGCACCACCATCTTCTTCAAGGTCCGTGAACTGCTCATGCAGCGCCGGCCCGAACTGGCCGCCCTCCTGACCAGCGAACACGGCAAGGTCCTCTCCGACGCCGAGGGCGAGATCACCCGCGGCCTGGAGAACATCGAGTTCGCCACCGGGCTGTCCCACGCGCTCAAGGGCGAGCGCTCCGAGCAGGTGGCCGGCGGCGTCGACGTCCACTCGGTGCGCCAGCCGGTCGGCGTCGTCGCCTGCATCACCCCGTTCAACTTCCCGGCCATGGTGCCGCTGTGGATGATCGGCAGCGCCCTGGCCTGCGGCAACACCGTGCTCCTCAAGCCCAGCGAGAAGGACCCCTCCTCCGCCAACTTCATCGCGCAGGCCTTTGCCGAGGCCGGACTGCCCGCCGGTGTGCTCAACGTGGTGCACGGCGACAAGGAAGCCGTCGACGTCCTGCTCGAACACCCCGACGTCAAGGCCGTCAGCTTCGTCGGCTCGACGCCGATCGCCCAGTCCATCTACAAGCGCGCCGCCGACCACGGCAAGCGCGTGCAGGCCCTGGGCGGTGCCAAGAACCACATGGTGGTCCTGCCCGACGCGGACCTGAACATGGCCGCCGACGCCGCCGTCTCGGCCGCCTACGGTTCCGCCGGCGAACGCTGCATGGCGGTCAGTGTGCTGGTCGCCGTCGGGAACATCGCCGACGAGCTCGTCGAGGCGATCACCACCCGGATGGCCACGCTCAAGATCGGCCCCGGCACGGACCCGGCATCGCAGATGGGCCCGCTGATCACCGCCGAGCACCGCGACAAGGTTGCCTCCTACGTCGCCGGGGCGGCCGAGGAAGGCGCCACCGTGTTGGTGGACGGCCGGGACCAGCAGTTCGACTCCAAGGGCTTCTTCATCGGCGTCAGCCTGATTGACCACGTCAAGCCCGGCATGAAGGTCTACGACGACGAGATCTTCGGCCCGGTCTTGTCCGTGGTCCGCGTCGAGAGCTACGCCGACGCCGTCCAGCTCGTCAACGACAACGAATTCGGCAACGGCACGGCGATCTTCACCCGCGACGGCGGCGCCGCGCGGCAGTTCGAGTTCGACGTCGAGGCCGGCATGGTGGGCGTCAACGTGCCGATCCCGGTTCCGGTGGGCACCTTCTCCTTCGGCGGCTGGAAGAACTCGCTCTTCGGCGACACCCACATGTACGGCCCGGAGAGCATCCGCTTCTACACCCGCGGCAAGGTAGTCACCACCCGCTGGCCGGATCCGTCCACCTCGGTGATCGACCTCGGCTTCCCCCAGGTCGACTAA
- a CDS encoding LysR family transcriptional regulator, producing MRRLPSPDDLLILLTVARLGRFNAVAETLGTTHTTISRRILALDRQLGGRTLERSPHGWELTDLGSEAVAAAEAIEGTLGALTNRIAQSEDVLSGLVRISTPDGFGAGFVAPALVRLQREHPLLNVEMLSATRKVSQNRSGVDLEVVVGNLDVSNAQTIFLSNYFLRLYASPQYARDRGLPETLDDVRQHGFVSYVESALQVAELGHRSTQLPVPRSSFQATSIFAQLEAVRRGAGIGLLPNFLVVGDPTFLPVLPDDFQRQLPIWAVARAESLRSAPVQAVLEAVRTEISARQDVLAG from the coding sequence TTGAGGCGGCTTCCGAGCCCGGACGATCTGCTGATCCTGCTGACCGTCGCCCGGCTGGGCAGGTTCAATGCGGTGGCTGAGACCCTCGGCACCACGCACACCACCATCTCCCGCCGGATCCTGGCCCTGGACAGGCAGCTGGGCGGGCGCACCCTGGAGCGGAGCCCGCACGGCTGGGAACTGACCGACCTTGGCAGCGAGGCGGTGGCCGCCGCCGAGGCGATCGAGGGCACGCTCGGGGCGCTCACCAACCGGATCGCGCAGTCCGAAGACGTCCTCTCCGGGCTGGTCCGGATCAGCACGCCGGACGGCTTCGGCGCCGGGTTCGTTGCGCCCGCCCTTGTGCGGCTGCAGCGGGAACACCCGCTGCTCAACGTCGAAATGCTCAGCGCCACCCGCAAAGTCAGCCAGAACCGGTCCGGCGTGGACCTCGAGGTGGTGGTGGGCAACCTGGATGTCAGCAATGCGCAGACCATCTTCCTGTCCAACTATTTCCTCCGGCTCTATGCGAGCCCGCAGTACGCCCGGGACCGCGGCCTGCCGGAGACGCTCGACGACGTCCGGCAGCACGGGTTTGTCTCGTACGTGGAGTCGGCGCTGCAGGTCGCAGAACTGGGCCACCGTTCCACCCAGCTTCCCGTCCCGCGGTCCAGCTTCCAGGCCACCAGCATCTTTGCCCAGCTGGAGGCCGTCCGTCGGGGCGCCGGGATCGGCCTGCTGCCCAACTTCCTGGTGGTGGGCGACCCCACGTTCCTGCCCGTGCTGCCGGACGACTTCCAGCGGCAGCTCCCCATCTGGGCGGTGGCACGGGCGGAGTCCCTGCGTTCGGCGCCGGTGCAGGCCGTGCTGGAGGCGGTCCGGACCGAGATTTCCGCGCGCCAGGATGTCCTGGCAGGCTGA
- a CDS encoding RNA-binding S4 domain-containing protein: protein MSNPEIEEIPIRDDMIRLGQLLKLASLVEDGVEAAELIKAGLVKVNGEIDERRGRQLHHGDTVTVNGRTVRISTPAGA from the coding sequence ATGAGCAACCCGGAAATCGAAGAGATCCCCATCCGCGACGACATGATCCGGCTCGGTCAGCTGCTGAAGCTGGCGAGCCTGGTCGAGGACGGGGTGGAGGCGGCAGAGCTGATCAAGGCCGGGCTCGTCAAGGTCAACGGTGAGATCGACGAACGCCGGGGCCGCCAGCTCCACCACGGCGACACCGTCACCGTGAACGGCCGCACCGTGCGGATCAGCACCCCCGCCGGGGCCTAG